The Prionailurus viverrinus isolate Anna chromosome B4, UM_Priviv_1.0, whole genome shotgun sequence genome has a window encoding:
- the CCT2 gene encoding T-complex protein 1 subunit beta yields the protein MASLSLAPVNIFKAGADEERAETARLSSFIGAIAIGDLVKSTLGPKGMDKILLSSGRDASLMVTNDGATILKNIGVDNPAAKVLVDMSRVQDDEVGDGTTSVTVLAAELLREAESLIAKKIHPQTIIAGWREATKAARQALLNSAVDHGSDEVKFRQDLMNIAGTTLSSKLLTHHKDHFTQLAVEAVLRLKGSGNLEAIHVIKKLGGSLADSYLDEGFLLDKKIGVNQPKRIENAKILIANTGMDTDKIKIFGSRVRVDSTAKVAEIEHAEKEKMKEKVERILKHGINCFINRQLIYNYPEQLFGAAGVMAIEHADFAGVERLALVTGGEIASTFDHPELVKLGSCKLIEEVMIGEDKLIHFSGVALGEACTIVLRGATQQILDEAERSLHDALCVLAQTVKDSRTVYGGGCSEMLMAHAVTQLASRTPGKEAVAMESYAKALRMLPTIIADNAGYDSADLVAQLRAAHSEGNTTAGLDMKEGTIGDMAALGITESFQVKRQVLLSAAEAAEVILRVDNIIKAAPRKRVPDHHPC from the exons ATG gCGTCCCTTTCCCTCGCACCTGTTAACATCTTCAAGGCTGGAGCTGATGAAGAGAGGGCAGAGACCGCTCGGCTG TCCTCTTTTATTGGTGCCATCGCTATTGGAGACTTGGTAAAGAGCACCTTGGGACCTAAGGGCATG GATAAAATTCTACTAAGCAGTGGACGAGATGCCTCTCTCATGGTAACCAATGATGGTGCAACTATTCTAAAAAACATTGGTGTGGACAACCCAGCAGCTAAAGTTTTAGTTG ATATGTCAAGGGTTCAAGATGATGAAGTTGGTGATGGCACTACCTCTGTTACTGTGTTAGCAGCAGAATTGCTAAGG GAAGCAGAATCTTTAATTGCAAAAAAGATTCACCCACAGACCATCATTGCTGGTTGGAGAGAAGCCACAAAGGCGGCAAGACAGGCTCTGTTGAATTCTGCAGTTGATCATGG ttctgACGAAGTTAAGTTCCGTCAGGATTTAATGAACATTGCAGGAACAACATTATCCTCAAAACTTCTTACTCATCACAAAGACCACTTTACTCAGTTAGCTGTAGAAGCTGTTCTCAGACTGAAAGGCTCTGGTAATTTGGAGGCAATTCATGTCATCAAGAAGCTAGGAGGAAGTCTGGCAGATTCCTATTTAGATGAAG GCTTTCTGTTGGATAAAAAAATTGGAGTAAATCAACCAAAGCGAATTGAAAATGCTAAAATTCTTATTGCAAACACGGGTATGGATACAGATAAAATAAAG ATATTTGGTTCCAGGGTAAGAGTTGATTCTACAGCAAAAGTGGCTGAAATAGAacatgcagaaaaggaaaaaatgaaggagaaagttGAACGTATTCTTAAGCATGGGATAAATTGCTTTATTAACAG gcAGTTAATTTATAATTATCCTGAACAGCTCTTTGGTGCTGCTGGTGTTATGGCTATTGAACATGCAGATTTTGCGGGTGTGGAACGCTTAGCTCTTGTCACAG GTGGTGAAATTGCTTCTACCTTTGACCACCCAGAACTAGTGAAGCTTGGAAGTTGCAAGCTTATTGAGGAAGTCATGATTGGAGAAGACAAACTGATCCACTTTTCTGGGGTAGCACTTG GTGAAGCTTGTACCATTGTTCTGCGTGGTGCCACTCAACAAATTTTAGATGAAGCAGAAAGATCTTTGCATGATGCTCTCTGTGTTCTTGCCCAAACTGTGAAGGATTCTAGAACAGTTTATGGAGGAG GCTGTTCTGAGATGCTGATGGCTCATGCTGTGACACAGCTTGCCAGTAGAACACCAGGCAAAGAAGCTGTTGCAATGGAGTCTTATGCTAAAGCACTGAGAATG TTGCCAACTATCATCGCCGATAACGCAGGCTATGACAGTGCAGATCTGGTGGCGCAGCTCCGAGCTGCCCATAGTGAAGGCAATACAACTGCTGGACTGG ATATGAAGGAAGGTACCATTGGAGATATGGCAGCACTGGGTATAACAGAAAGTTTCCAAGTAAAGCGACAAGTTCTTTTGAGTGCAGCTGAAGCAGCAGAGGTGATTCTGCGTGTGGACAACATTATCAAAGCAGCACCAAG GAAACGTGTCCCTGATCACCACCCCTGTTAA